Proteins from a single region of Chloroherpeton thalassium ATCC 35110:
- a CDS encoding adenine phosphoribosyltransferase — MALDEQAFKAFQERFINAFRNIPDFPKPGIQFKDLTTVLKDKAVFAETVDVLTEMYKDKNINKIVGIESRGFIFGAALAYKLDAGLILVRKPGKLPAETIKEEYELEYGTDALEIHVDGIEKGDRVLIHDDLLATGGTAEATCKLIERLGGEIAGVCFLTELGFLNGRAKLSKYDVKALATF; from the coding sequence ATGGCATTGGATGAACAAGCTTTCAAGGCGTTTCAAGAACGCTTTATCAACGCATTTCGCAACATTCCTGACTTTCCAAAACCAGGCATTCAGTTCAAAGATTTGACCACCGTTTTGAAGGACAAAGCCGTGTTTGCCGAAACGGTTGATGTTTTAACCGAGATGTATAAGGACAAAAACATCAATAAAATTGTCGGAATTGAATCTCGTGGATTTATTTTTGGCGCAGCGCTGGCCTACAAATTGGACGCCGGCCTCATTTTGGTGCGCAAACCGGGCAAACTTCCTGCCGAAACCATTAAGGAAGAATATGAGCTCGAATACGGCACCGATGCGTTGGAAATTCATGTTGATGGAATCGAAAAAGGCGACCGCGTTTTGATTCACGACGACTTGCTCGCAACCGGCGGCACAGCCGAAGCAACTTGCAAATTAATTGAGCGACTTGGCGGCGAAATCGCCGGAGTTTGCTTCCTAACGGAGCTTGGCTTCCTCAACGGTCGCGCAAAACTCAGCAAATATGATGTTAAAGCACTTGCGACTTTCTAA